Below is a window of Xylanibacillus composti DNA.
CCGGCCAATGGCTCCAAGCCTTTCTCCTTCGCTGCGCTGGCTCGGGTTTTCCGCTTCTGCTTATACGGCCTGTACAGGTCTTCCACCTCTTGCAGTTTCCCTGCAGCCAGCACCGCGTCGCGCAGCCCCTCTGTCAGCTTGCCTTGCTCCTCAATAAGCCGCAACACTTCCAGCTTGCGGTTTTCCAAATTTCGCAAATACCCCAATCGTTCTTCAATCGCACGCAGTTCATTCTCATCCAGTTCGCCGGTCATCTCTTTTCGATATCGGGCAATGAAGGGGATCGTATTCCCTTCATCCAATAGCGCGGCTGTCGTTTCTACCTGCTTGGCGGATAACTTCAGCTCCGCAGCAATTTGCTTGCGAATTCTTTCCTGTACCGCTTTCTCATACGCCTCGTCGACTACAGGGGCTTGTCCCCCTTGCGCCTCTGCGGATGACTTGTCCATTCCCCATCTCTCCTCTCTGACCCCAAACTTTCCATAAAAGGCAGAAAAGCTCCTGCAAAGGAGCTTTTCTGATGCCGGCTGCACAGCCCTGCTGGCAAACCACAGCACATGGGAACATCCGCAAGAGTGAATCAGAACGCTGAAGCTCATTCCTATCCCTCATGCGGGGCCCGTTAAATCGCCTACGAGGTGAAGCAATTCCCGCGAAGCTCATGCCCTCTTCCCTCGTATGCCTGTTAAAAATCGATGAGACCTACGCTGATTTGCAGCGCATCATCCACTCTCCGCATCATCTCTTCTTCCAAATGCGTGATCTTGTCAGTTAATCGCTGCTTGTCGATTGTACGAATCTGCTCCAGCAGAATGACCGAATCGCGGTCGAATCCATGGGCTTTGGCGTCGATTTCTACATGCGTCGGCAGCTTGGCTTTCTGGATCTGCGCTGTAATGGCCGCCACGATGACCGTTGGGCTGAATCGGTTGCCAATATCGTTCTGAATAACGAGAACAGGCCGTACCCCGCCCTGCTCCGAACCGACCACCGGGGACAAATCAGCGAAGAACACATCGCCTCGTTTGACTATCAATCGCTACACCCCGCTTACTAAGCGGTCTAAAGTACTGTCCGCATCTTCCTCCGCATGAAACGCTTCCGATGCCATGTTCAGGTTGATTTTTGCCATTTCCATATATCCGCGCTGCATCGTTTCACGTAGATGGCGTTTTTTCCGTTCGAGCAAATACACCTTCATGGCTTGCCGGATGAATTCGCTGCGATTGGAATTCTCCTGCTGCACAATACCGTCGACCTCTTGCAATAGATTGTCGGGTAGACTAATCATGATTCGTTTCGTGTTTGACATGTTGCTCACCGATCTCGCACCCCCACTACAATTCCAAAACCATTATTACCAGTATGTCGCTGATGCTGAAAATTTATACAATGGAATATATGCATCCCGTATAGATAATATGCTGTCTATATCCTATTCGATGCCAAGCTGTTATCTCCTGTCAACGGCGTGAAAAATGTTGCTTGGTAAATTAATGCAGAAGCGGATTTGAAACAGTTACCGTTTTGCCGCCGCGCACGTATACTTTGGGCACCCGATTGGCCACCATACAAGTAATTTCATAATTGATGGTGCCGAGCATATCGGCTAATTCGTCTGCTGTTATGCAATGATCGCCCTGCCTGCCAATCAACACGACCTCTTCGCCCAGGCGCAGAGGCGGCAGCTCCGATGCATTCACCACGCATTGGTCCATACAGATTCGCCCTACCACCGGCACTCGTTTGCCGCGAATCAACACCTCTGCCTTGCCGGAGAGCATGCGGGTAAAGCCGTCCGCATAACCGACAGGCAATGTGACGATTTGTTCATTCTCCTTGGTATGGTACACACAGCCATAGCTTATGCCTGAGCCGGGCGGCAAGGTCTTCACCATGACAATTCCGGTCTTAAAGCTCATGACCGGCTCCAATTGGATAGCCGTTCGATTTACCTCTGCAGAAGGATACAAGCCGTACAAGCTGATACCGAGACGAATCATATTGAAGGAAAGCTCGGGCGTGTCGATGGCAGCGGCACTGTTGCCTGCATGAACAAGCGGAAAGCGAATCCCTCGACCTTCAAAGTGAGCTACAATTCGACGTATGCGCTCATGCTGCATCAGCGTATAGCGCTTGTCGGCTTCATCCGCTTTGGCATAATGCGTGAACAAACCTTCTACCGTCACGCCTTCAGCCTGCATGGCCCGAGTGATAAACCGGACGGCCATCTCCTCCTCCGCCAAGCCCAGACGTCCCATGCCCGTATCCAGCTTAATATGAATTTTCAACGGTTCCCTGCGATTCGGTCGGAGCTCAACGGCTTCCAGCATCTCGTCCGTATATACAGTCAAGGTAATATCATGCTTCACGGCTGTTTCAATCGCTTCTGGCGGCGAATAGCCCAGCACCAGCAGCGGCGCCTTAATGCCCGCATTGCGGAGTTCAATCGCTTCGTCCAGAATAGCCACACCCAAATAATCCGCACCGCATCTTACGGCTTCCTTGGCTATTTCCACTGCGCCATGCCCGTAGGCGTTCGCCTTCACCACAGCCATGATCTTCAGGCTATCCGGCAAAGTGCGGCGGAAAGCCATATAGTTGTGCTCTAGCGCATCAAGTGAGATTTCCACCCGCGTCGGACGAAAATAAGGGTCCATGCGCGTTCACCTTCTTTTTCTTAGTCAGGCATGCGATACCCTCTATGTTAATCACTTCCGACACGACTGTCAACGAAAGCAAAACCGGTACGCAGCATGCGGATATTTGCAGCTGCGACCGGTTTGGGGACTGCCGCTGGGGCCGTAAACCCTTACTTGGCAGACTGGCCCTGTACTGATTGAGCGATACGGACCATCACTTCCTGGGGCAAATCCTCGCTGGACAATCGGTAGTCCACCCCATCCAGCGTCCAGTGAAGGGTTTTGACCCCATCCCCAATCAGGACGCCCAAGGTAAAGCCAAGATCCACGACTTCCCCGCTTCCAGCCATGACGGTCTGTGCTTGGGGAGCAGATTGGAGCAGCATATAGTTGTAGTCCCCCTGGTAACGCAGCCGGACAGCTGTTTCCTCGCCTAGCTTCACGTCCTGCCGATCCAGCAGCTCTACGCCAACCGGAATATAGGCTGGCTCGATGACACCAGCGAAGGTAGGCGCGGCCTGCTCCGCCGAATCGGTCCCGTCGCCATTTATATCAGCTGTTACAGTCATGGAACGAATATCCCAACTCGTCAAGTTTTTCTGCATATCAAAGTCAGCGGCATCGAAGGAAGCATTGAATTCAAATCGCTCGAAATGCACTTCTACTACTGCCTGCCCCTGATCGTCGGTAATTTCCACATGATGGGGCGCATAGTCTTTTTGATCCAGCCAGATTTTTTGACGCGACAGCGAGCTGTTCGGGTAGTTCGCTTTCACATCGAACACATAAGCGCTGCTCTCTTGGTCTGCGACAAATTGCCTTTCTGGATCTTGCTGTATGCTGTCAGCCAAAGTCTGATACAAATACACCTGTCCCTGATTATTCGGCCAGTCACTTTGGAAGCGGAAGCTCTTTTTTAAGTGAGGCGTCAGTACGAATACGCCATCGTCGTTGCGCAGTACAATTTGGGTGATATCCTTCTTCTGGTTGATTAACGCAATTCGATAATAATGCGGCGTTTGGTACCAGACTTCCAATCCGTATGTTTGCGGTTCCTGCCCAGTGTGCAGCACCATTGAACCTTCTGCCAAGTAGCTCTTCATCTCCTCCGCTTGTTTCAGAACACCATTCACCACATCCTCGGCGCTCTTGGTGCCGCCGCAGCCGGCCAATATGCCGGTAATCGCTACGATCATGACTACCGCTGCCGCGATTTTCCGCATGCCCTCATCCCCTCTTCCCATGATTTCATGACTAGTTCATGTCTATGAGGGTACTTGGCCAATTATGCAGACGGGTTTGACGAGCATGACAAGTCGTTCCCGCGTGGAGAGGCAAGAGTCTGCGTCCGGAACGGTTTCGCTGTCTCTGCAGCAAGTTCACGCAGGTTCTCCGGGAAACTGCTTACAACGTCACGGCGCTAACAGCTTGCAAACAGGAACTCGCTGGAAGTGGTTTCAACGAAAGAGTGAACCGAGCGTATGCTCGTACTTCTGAACAAAAAGAAAAGGAACCCCGAAAGGTTCCCGTAAAGTATAATCATTCATACCTTTTACTTAATTCAATTAAGTCTTCACTCCACTTTTCTGCTGCTAATTCTGAATACAGTTCTATGAGGTTGCCATCGGGATCACGCAGATGAACGGCTCGTATCCCCCAATTCGGTCGATCTTGAATTTCCGTCAGACATCTCCCGCCTTTGTTTTCAATGTTTTTCACCGTTTGTTCTAGATCGTCCACTTCGAAGATACATACAAATGTGTCCTGGGATTCAGAACGTACGGGTAATTTCGTAGTACCTATCACTTCGGACATTAGTTCTTTTTTATACAAACCTAATCCTAGTCCATCCCCCGTATCAAAGTTGGCATAGTTGCCCCCCAACTCTCCCCAGGTCAGCTTTAATCCGAGCACATCCCTGTAAAAAATCAAACATTCGTCGAAACGAGAGACAAGCAACCGCACGTTGTCCAGTCTCATCTAGATCACCTTCCTTCATAATCGTTCATTCTCATATAGTTTAATCCTATTCATCGTTTGTGTATTGAACAAATCGGACATAAACCGTGAAGGAGTAACTCCAGACAAGGCTCGGAATTCCCGAATAAAGTGAGCTTGATCACTGTATCCATCCAAACTAAATGTACCTTTGCTTAGTTGCTTAAGTGTATAGTGAAAACGAACAATTCGGCAAAACGTTTTGGGGTTGAGCCCTGTCCATTCGTAAAATAGTCGTTGTAAATGTCTCGTACTCAAACCCTCGCTTCTCGCTAAATGTTGGATTGTAACATTGCCCTGATAATGGTAGATTTGGTCTAATATATTTGCCATGTGGGTACTAAATTGTACGTTTATATTTTTATTGATCGTTGCTAAAAAATATCGATTCAAAAGATCCATGCATTGGAATTCATTCCCATTTAATCTTTCCTGCAGTTCCGTCCATGTTGTATTCAAATCTGAAAAATGCACTCTTTGTCCGCTGAATAAATCAACATTTGTTTGAAAAATTGCACGCACGCCGCCTGGACGGAAACGAACCCCTATAAAAAACACTTCTTCGCTTATCGGCACATCCATATATTCGCTCATAACGCCTGTAAGGGTCCCCACATATCCGGATGAATGACATTTTCTAAAAACGATGTCGATGCATCCATCCGGCAACACCTTTAGAGTGCTTTGCTGAGTCGTTCTGAGCTTTCCACCCATTACCATCCAATAACAATCAATATAGGGAAGGAGCGGTGTGGCAGGAGTGAATTCCTGGTACATTAAATTGGGAGCTCCAAATTGTATCGGTGAATAAGACGTTATCGAGGATCGCAACATGAATTTGATTTCACAACCTTGATCATTATGAATTTGCTGTCATTCTCGACTACAGATAATTCATGAGTTGTACGTTGCATGTATAGAAACTATCCAATAGCCTCCGTCCTTTCGGGAGGAAGCCGATCACCACAAGCTGCTTTACAAGTTAGATTATACCATATTAGAACCCTCCGGGGTTCTTCTTCTTTTTGTGCGGAAGTACGAGCGTTTGCGCCAGCTCGGTCTGCAAATGCCTCCAGCTAGTTCCTGTTTGCAAGTTGTTTTCGCTGAACCGTTGAAAATAGATGAGAGTGACACACTAATTTCGTTCTGTAACGGTTGCCATAGCCGCTATTTATGACAAATGAGGCGGGATAAATTTGTAACGGATGTCAGCGAGCCTATTTCGCTTAAAATCGGTCAAAGCCCATCAGAATAGGCAAATAAGCTCTACAGCATCCGTTAGAATTTGCAACAGTCGAAAAAAGGCCAAATAGCCGCTGATACAACCGTAAGAGCACCAAAAGGATTTCTTTCCACCGTTCGCCCATGCGAAGCCTCAACAGATGCAGCGAATCCGTCCGTACGCAACCTTTCGCCCACTAACCATCCCAACCACACCATCCCCAATCACCACTTCACCTCAAAAGCTCGTCAAACCCGTCCGCATAGCTGTCGGAATGCCTCTTTTGCTTCTCGGAACCATTCGCCGGAACCCTCACGGC
It encodes the following:
- a CDS encoding VOC family protein, encoding MRLDNVRLLVSRFDECLIFYRDVLGLKLTWGELGGNYANFDTGDGLGLGLYKKELMSEVIGTTKLPVRSESQDTFVCIFEVDDLEQTVKNIENKGGRCLTEIQDRPNWGIRAVHLRDPDGNLIELYSELAAEKWSEDLIELSKRYE
- the alr gene encoding alanine racemase codes for the protein MDPYFRPTRVEISLDALEHNYMAFRRTLPDSLKIMAVVKANAYGHGAVEIAKEAVRCGADYLGVAILDEAIELRNAGIKAPLLVLGYSPPEAIETAVKHDITLTVYTDEMLEAVELRPNRREPLKIHIKLDTGMGRLGLAEEEMAVRFITRAMQAEGVTVEGLFTHYAKADEADKRYTLMQHERIRRIVAHFEGRGIRFPLVHAGNSAAAIDTPELSFNMIRLGISLYGLYPSAEVNRTAIQLEPVMSFKTGIVMVKTLPPGSGISYGCVYHTKENEQIVTLPVGYADGFTRMLSGKAEVLIRGKRVPVVGRICMDQCVVNASELPPLRLGEEVVLIGRQGDHCITADELADMLGTINYEITCMVANRVPKVYVRGGKTVTVSNPLLH
- a CDS encoding LolA family protein; its protein translation is MRKIAAAVVMIVAITGILAGCGGTKSAEDVVNGVLKQAEEMKSYLAEGSMVLHTGQEPQTYGLEVWYQTPHYYRIALINQKKDITQIVLRNDDGVFVLTPHLKKSFRFQSDWPNNQGQVYLYQTLADSIQQDPERQFVADQESSAYVFDVKANYPNSSLSRQKIWLDQKDYAPHHVEITDDQGQAVVEVHFERFEFNASFDAADFDMQKNLTSWDIRSMTVTADINGDGTDSAEQAAPTFAGVIEPAYIPVGVELLDRQDVKLGEETAVRLRYQGDYNYMLLQSAPQAQTVMAGSGEVVDLGFTLGVLIGDGVKTLHWTLDGVDYRLSSEDLPQEVMVRIAQSVQGQSAK
- a CDS encoding CopG family ribbon-helix-helix protein, which gives rise to MSNMSNTKRIMISLPDNLLQEVDGIVQQENSNRSEFIRQAMKVYLLERKKRHLRETMQRGYMEMAKINLNMASEAFHAEEDADSTLDRLVSGV
- a CDS encoding helix-turn-helix domain-containing protein, whose protein sequence is MYQEFTPATPLLPYIDCYWMVMGGKLRTTQQSTLKVLPDGCIDIVFRKCHSSGYVGTLTGVMSEYMDVPISEEVFFIGVRFRPGGVRAIFQTNVDLFSGQRVHFSDLNTTWTELQERLNGNEFQCMDLLNRYFLATINKNINVQFSTHMANILDQIYHYQGNVTIQHLARSEGLSTRHLQRLFYEWTGLNPKTFCRIVRFHYTLKQLSKGTFSLDGYSDQAHFIREFRALSGVTPSRFMSDLFNTQTMNRIKLYENERL
- a CDS encoding type II toxin-antitoxin system PemK/MazF family toxin, whose amino-acid sequence is MIVKRGDVFFADLSPVVGSEQGGVRPVLVIQNDIGNRFSPTVIVAAITAQIQKAKLPTHVEIDAKAHGFDRDSVILLEQIRTIDKQRLTDKITHLEEEMMRRVDDALQISVGLIDF